Proteins from a single region of Meriones unguiculatus strain TT.TT164.6M chromosome 21, Bangor_MerUng_6.1, whole genome shotgun sequence:
- the Peg10 gene encoding LOW QUALITY PROTEIN: retrotransposon-derived protein PEG10 (The sequence of the model RefSeq protein was modified relative to this genomic sequence to represent the inferred CDS: inserted 1 base in 1 codon) encodes MRNRRVLKTKKRRRPRGAQNPGLPPQRSEATPGRSPPTTTMAAAGGGDCPPPPPPPPPNNNNNNNKPQSSNDDEDQRRYEDFADNYLALLGQQPELNNNLQEQMQLFSEENSFLRFPVEDEVEPEPIPEHIHIPMPLDSDEDDLELQGAAAAAAPINFQDDGSEDLPEKFDGNPDMLGPFISQCQIFMDRSTRDFSADRIRVCFVTSMLTGRAARWASAKLERSSYLMHNYPAFMMEMKHVFEDPQRREAAKRKIRRLRQGMGSVVDYSNAFQMIAQDLDWNEPALIDQFYEGLNDQIQEELARQETPKTLDAMISLCIQIERRLARAAAAAAAAAAAAAAATTTTAATAATAATAAAAAAAAAEDNPPSESTPRAPETPQNSQVDPTEPVGGARMRLTQEEKERRRKLNLCLYCGNGGHYADTCPAKASKNSPXGKLPGPAVEGPSATGPERIRSPPTEATTPHLQVMLQIHIPGRHTLFVRAMIDSGASGNFIDQEYVIQNRIPLRVKEWPIMVEAIDGHPIASGPIILETYHLIVDLGDHREVLSFDVTQSPFFPIVLGVRWLSTHDPHITWSTRSIVFNSDYCRFRCRVFSQIPPPLLLPALPQLHPHLHPHLHPHLHPHLHPHMHPHMHPHMHPHMHPHLHPHLHPHLHPHLHPHLHPHLHPHLHPHLQEQLHHLYEHLHEHLHQHMHQHMHEHVHEHEQEQEQEQEEEQEQEEEQEQEQEEEQEQEHLDPHLHPHMYPHMHPHMHPHMHPHMHPHMHPPHMHPHHGLHRDPHQDPHQDPNQDPHQDPHQDPHVHVHPHVHPHVHPHLDPHLHHYLHHHLDPHLHQHLDPHLHQHPHQHPHPPFFYHTDGYRVFYPVRYCYVQNVYTPVDEHVYPGHRLVDPHIEMIPGAHSIPSGHLYSLSETEMAALRNFVERSVKDGLMTPTVAPNGAQVLQVKRGWKLQVTCNTRAPQSRTIQNQYLRLSLPNMGDQAHLATYAELVPQVPAFHPLPVYATYAGHPVMFAWYPVAQDIHGRLIVVPVVVTWCPNWYRQPPVPQYPPPPPPPPPPPPPPPPPPSYSTL; translated from the exons ATGCg GAACAGGCGTGTTTTGAAAACCAAGAAAAGACGCCGACCACGAGGGGCCCAGAATCCTGGGCTTCCTCCCCAGAGGAGTGAGGCGACCCCTGGGAGgtcccctcccaccaccaccatggCGGCTGCCGGTGGTGGTGACTGCCCGccccctcctccaccacctcctcccaacaacaacaacaacaacaacaagccccAGAGCTCCAACGATGACGAAGATCAGCGCAGATATGAGGATTTTGCTGACAACTACCTGGCTCTGCTGGGCCAGCAGCCAGAGCTGAACAACAACCTACAGGAGCAGATGCAGTTATTCTCAGAGGAGAACAGCTTTCTCCGGTTCCCAGTCGAAGATGAAGTTGAACCAGAACCAATACCTGAACACATCCATATCCCTATGCCTCTGGACAGTGACGAAGACGACCTTGAGCTCCAAGGTGCCGCAGCAGCCGCTGCTCCAATCAATTTCCAGGATGACGGTTCTGAAGACCTTCCGGAGAAGTTTGACGGCAACCCCGACATGCTGGGTCCTTTCATATCCCAGTGCCAGATCTTCATGGATAGGAGCACCAGAGATTTCTCAGCTGATAGAATCCGCGTGTGCTTCGTGACAAGCATGCTGACCGGCCGCGCCGCCCGCTGGGCTTCTGCCAAGCTGGAACGATCCAGTTACCTGATGCACAACTACCCTGCCTTTATGATGGAGATGAAGCACGTCTTTGAAGACCCTCAGAGACGCGAAGCTGCCAAACGCAAGATCAGACGTCTGCGCCAGGGCATGGGATCTGTCGTGGACTACTCCAACGCATTCCAGATGATCGCCCAGGACCTGGATTGGAACGAACCTGCTCTGATTGATCAGTTCTATGAAGGCCTCAACGACCAAATTCAGGAGGAGCTGGCTCGCCAGGAGACTCCCAAGACCCTGGATGCTATGATCAGCCTGTGCATTCAAATCGAGAGAAGGCTGGCacgtgctgctgctgctgctgctgctgctgctgctgctgctgctgctgctactactactactgctgctactgctgctactgctgctactgctgctgctgctgctgctgctgctgctgaagacAATCCTCCCTCTGAATCCACACCGAGGGCCCCGGAGACGCCTCAGAACAGCCAGGTTGATCCCACCGAGCCTGTGGGCGGTGCTCGCATGCGCCTGacccaggaagagaaagaaagacgcCGCAAACTGAACTTGTGTCTTTACTGCGGCAACGGAGGCCATTACGCCGACACCTGTCCAGCGAAGGCCTCCAAAAATTCGC CCGGGAAACTCCCCGGCCCCGCTGTAGAGGGACCTTCAGCGACCGGGCCGGAACGAATAAGGTCCCCCCCCACCGAGGCTACGACTCCGCACCTGCAAGTGATGCTCCAGATTCATATCCCGGGCAGACACACCCTGTTTGTCCGGGCAATGATTGACTCTGGAGCATCCGGCAACTTCATTGATCAAGAGTATGTCATCCAAAATAGAATTCCTCTAAGGGTTAAAGAATGGCCAATCATGGTGGAAGCTATAGATGGGCATCCCATAGCCTCGGGCCCAATCATTCTAGAGACTTACCACCTGATTGTCGACCTTGGAGATCATCGTGAAGTGCTGTCTTTTGATGTAACTCAGTCTCCGTTCTTCCCCATCGTCCTTGGAGTGCGCTGGCTGAGTACCCATGATCCCCACATCACCTGGAGCACCCGCTCTATTGTCTTCAACTCTGATTACTGCCGCTTTCGCTGCCGGGTGTTTTCCCAgatacctcctccccttctgttacCAGCACTaccacagctgcatccacacCTGCATCCTCACCTGCATCCACATCTGCACCCACATCTGCATCCGCATATGCACCCGCATATGCACCCGCATATGCACCCGCATATGCACCCTCATCTGCACCCTCATCTGCACCCACATCTGCACCCTCATCTGCACCCACACCTGCACCCTCATCTGCATCCGCACCTGCACCCTCATCTGCAGGAGCAGCTGCATCATCTGTATGAGCATCTACATGAGCATCTACATCAGCATATGCACCAGCATATGCATGAGCACGTGCACGAGCACGAGCAGgagcaagagcaagagcaagaagaggagcaagagcaagaggaggagcaagagcaagagcaagaggaGGAGCAAGAGCAGGAGCATCTGGATCCACATCTTCATCCGCACATGTACCCGCACATGCACCCGCACATGCACCCGCACATGCACCCGCACATGCACCCGCATATGCACCCTCCGCATATGCATCCCCATCACGGTCTGCATCGGGATCCACATCAGGATCCACATCAGGATCCAAACCAGGATCCCCATCAGGATCCTCATCAGGATCCTCATGTTCATGTGCACCCCCACGTGCACCCCCATGTGCACCCGCATCTGGATCCACACCTGCATCACTATCTGCATCACCATCTGGATCCACATCTGCACCAGCATCTGGATCCACATCTGCACCAGCATCCTCATCAGCATCCGCATCCACCATTCTTCTACCACACGGATGGATACCGAGTTTTCTACCCTGTGAGGTATTGCTATGTCCAGAATGTGTACACGCCCGTGGATGAGCACGTCTACCCAGGTCACCGGCTGGTCGACCCTCACATAGAGATGATCCCCGGAGCGCACAGCATTCCCAGTGGACACCTGTACTCACTGTCGGAAACTGAGATGGCTGCCCTGCGAAATTTCGTGGAGAGGAGCGTGAAAGATGGGCTCATGACTCCCACCGTCGCCCCCAACGGAGCCCAAGTTCTGCAAGTGAAAAGAGGGTGGAAACTCCAGGTCACGTGCAACACCCGAGCCCCACAGAGCCGCACCATCCAAAATCAGTATCTTCGCCTGTCTCTTCCAAACATGGGCGACCAAGCACACCTGGCCACCTATGCTGAATTAGTTCCTCAAGTTCCTGCATTCCACCCATTGCCTGTCTATGCCACCTATGCGGGCCATCCAGTGATGTTCGCATGGTACCCAGTGGCACAAGATATACACGGAAGACTGATCGTCGTACCTGTTGTGGTCACCTGGTGTCCAAATTGGTACCGCCAGCCTCCGGTACCCCAGTATCCTCCTCCGCCACCACCGCCGccgccacctccaccaccacctccaccacctccatcCTACAGTACCTTGTAA